The genomic region TTATCGTAGAATCCTTCTCAAGATCTTCCGCGCTCTTCTTGCGGGGATCGGCGAACAGGTCCGACAATCCTTCGGTGACGGTCCTGTTCACCTTATGCGGAACGGTGTGGTGGATTTTATGCTTGGCTGCGATCCGACCGGGCGTTTCCTCTTCTCTGTGCATCTCAAGCACGACTTTTGCCTAGAATTCCGCTGAAAGGTTCCGACGCGCTCCCATGGTGTAGAGCGTAACCCTCTCGTTTTTTTGTTTTAATTTCGGGGTCCGCATTATATACATGCGCGGAGACAGGCCGGTGAAGGCATTTCGGTGAAGAATGCCGGACAGCCGTACGCGGGAAAACAGCACGTACGGTCGGACGCGGGGGAAAAGGCGGGCAGGGGCATGTCGGAAGAGCTTGACCCAAACGATGTGCGTCTTTTCTGTACTCTACATAATCACAATACTATTCCAGAATGCCTGGAATACAGGCGTGAAGGCTAGGTGGAGTCATGGAAGCGGTTCTTCGCACGTCATCCCTCGTCTTTCTGGACAGGATCGCCTATCCTGACGTGGAAGTGCGCACAGGGGAAATCATTTTTCTCCGGGGGCCCAGCGGGAGCGGGAAAAGCTCCTTTCTGCGGCTTCTGAACGGTACCGTTTCCCCTTCGAGCGGCACGGTGTTGTACCGGGGCAGGAATATCCTGGAGATCGATCCTCTCCTTCTCCGGAGGGAGGTCATCCTCGCCGGGCAGTCGGCGTATCTTTTTCCCGGCACGGTGAGGGAAAACTTTCTTCAGTACCACCAGTACAGGGATTCCGTTCCTCCTTACACCGAGTCCATGCAGGCGTGCCTTGATGCCTGCCGGGTTCCCTTTCCCCTTGACTCACCCTGCGACACTCTCTCCGGCGGCGAGAAGCAGCGGGTGTTTCTGGCCATAGCGCTGAGCTTCCGTCCGGCGGTGTTTTTGCTCGACGAACCCACCTCGGCCCTCGACGGGGCCACAGCGGAGGCGTTGATGGCCAACTTGACGGAGTACTGCAGGAACCACGGTGTCGCCGCCCTGGTCGTGAGCCACGACAGGCACCTGACGGAGAAATTTGCCGAACGGACCGTCGACCTGGGGGGTGCGGCATCATGAACGGCGCCGCAGCCATCGGCATCCGGCGGTTCCTCGTTATCTACCTCCTGTTGCTGGTGGTGCTGGCGATCATGAAGCGGAGCAGGATCAGCCAGACAAGGCTCCTGCTGATCGCAAGCGTTCGGATGACGGTGCAGCTCATTCTCGCCGGGTTCGTACTGACCTACATTTTCGAGAATCCCCACCCCCTGTTCACGACGGGGTACCTGGCCGCCATGATGGCCTTCGCCATCCACAGGGTGCTGTCAAAGAACCGGGACCTCAACCGGGGCTTCAAGCTTTCCATCGGATGTTCCCTTGCCTTTTCCGGCTTTGCGGTGCTGATGTACTTTATTCTTGCGGTGGTGAACCAGAGCCTCTTCAATCCCCAGTACGTGATTCCCCTGAGCGGCATGATCTTCGGGAATGCCATGACCGGCGTGAGCCTGGGGGTGAAGACCTTCCGGGAGAGCATCGCCGCCGGGAGGGAGCGCATGGAGGCCCTCCTCAACTTCGGGACCAGCCCGAAGAGCATTCTGCTGCCCTTCGTGAACCAGGCCCTGGAGACGGCAATTCTTCCCACGCTGAACTCCATGGTGGGCATGGGCATCGTCTCCCTCCCCGGGATGATGACGGGCCAGATCCTCTCTGGAACTCTTCCGACCACGGCCATTCTCTACCAGATCTCCATCATGGTGGCCATCTGCACCGTGGTCTGCCTGTCCGTCTTCGGTTCCCTTCATTTCGGGTACCGTACCCTCTACAACAGGCGGAGCCAGTTCTGCCTGAGGGGCGGCATCCTCACCGGGGCAGGGTGCGATGATGAAAAACCTGAATCCGGAACTGGGGAGGGAAAGAAATGACTCCGGGAATACTGGCGGCGAAAAAGGCCGGGGTGCCGTTCACGGTGCATGAATACGACCACGACCCTTCGGCGCCGTCCTTCGGCATGGAGGCGGCGGAGAAGCTCGGCGTGCCGCCCGAAAGGGTCTTCAAGACGCTGGTGGTGCGTCTTGACGGCAGGGAGCCGGCGGTGGCGGTGGTCCCGGTGAACTCCATGCTCAGCATGAAGGCCGTGGCCAAGGCAGCCGGGGCGAAGAAGGCCGAAATGGCCCCCCAGGCCGTCGTGGAGCGTTCCACCGGCTACGTTCTCGGCGGAGTGAGCCCTCTCGGCCAGAAAAAACGCCTCCGGACGTTCATCGACGTTTCGGCGCAAGGGTTTGAGACGATCTTCGTCAGTGCGGGAAAACGGGGACTGGATATGGAAATCGCCCCCGGCGACCTGCGGGCTGTGTGCGGAGCAACTTTTGCTCCCCTGCAGGACCGGAGCGGCGGATAAGGAAAACGAACGCAGCGTCCGGGAAGAGAAAGTCGTAATTTCCTCTTGTAAAGATGAAAGCCTCCTTGGATCAAGGCCGGGGAGGCTTTCGTGCTTTCAGATCTTGAACCCCGAGCTCACAATGCTTTCCGAAGCCCGCTCCACCGAGGCCTGAATGTGGTGGAGCACATGCTCGGCAGCCCTGTCGCCGTCCTGCTCCCTTATGGCGTCCAGGATACGCCGGTGTTCGCTGAATATCTCGTCGAAGCGGAGTTCCTCCCGCCTGAAGATGAGGGATGTGCTCGCCTTCTCGTATGCCTGGGAGACCGTTTCGTAGATGCGGCAGAGAAACTGGTTCCCGGTCGCCGCCATGATCTGGGCATGGAAGATCCTGTTCCACTTTGAGAGAAGCGATTCCATGTCGTTTCTGCCGGACTCGATGATGGCATCCATCTGGGCGACGGACTCCCCGATCTTCCGCAGATCCTCCGGAGTGCGTTTTTCCGCCACGATTCTCGCGGCTTCCGGTTCGATCATCATGCGGACCTGAAAGATTTCCAGCATCATCGAAGGCGGCCAGTGACCCGAAAAAATGAGCTCCGGCAGATCGTGCCGGGGCATGAAGATTCCCTGCCTGTCCCGTATTTCAAGCAACCCGAAGGCTTCAAGCACGGCGATGGCCTGCCGCAGCAGGGGCCGCGTGACGCCAAGGGCAGCGGCCATGTCCCGCTCGGAAGGAAGTTTTTCCTCCGCGTTCACTTGTATCTTCCCCGAATTCAGATGGTCGACGAGTTCCTTTGCCAGCGCTCGTCTTCTGTCAGTCATCATGATCCCTGCCCCGTTCTGCAATTTCCTTCGTGATGTTTTTCCGGCGACCTCTTTTTATGATGCCATAACCCCGCGAAAAATTATAGGCCCGGCTTCCTGGATTCCAGATGGCGGATCCCTAAATCCGCACCCCAGCGGTGAGCTTCACCGGGGAACTCTTGGGCGGGGGGTGCAGATTGTCGTCCTTGACAACTGCCCATGCGAGTCCCGCGGCTCCCTGCGTTCGCCGGTTGCCTGCCTGTGAAACCGACATCCGTGTCGGTTTCTCTCACCTCAGGCGCCCTTCCCCAGGGGATAATCTCTTCGCCCCTGGGGAGGGCGAATTCACCTTATGCCCGGCGACATTCCCTCTGCCTGAAAAACTGCGGATTTAGGGGATCCACCTCTTCAGTCTATCTCCGGATATGTTCTAAGAGGACTTCTCCGCCCGCGTTCTTCAGACGGATGGAGCAGGTGAACTCCTCCCTTTGTTCCGGAAAATCCGTTCTGTTGTGAGTGCCGCGGGTCTCTTCCCTGGCCAGGGCGGCCTTTGCGAGCAGCAGGCCCGAAAGGGCGCACTGCTCAGTGAAGGTGTCCTGCTTCGCCTGAGCCATGAGGTCCATGAGGGCCCCCAGAGCCGTTTGAAGGCCTATGGCATCCCGCTCCCGCTCCACGTATTTCGACACAGTTCCCCTGACCCTGGGAAGGAGAGCCGCCCGAACGGCCCTGTTTTCGGAGAACCGGGGGATTTCCGGTAGTCCGGGAAGGTCCTCCGCGGGAAACTCCGACATGGAGGCTGCCGCCATCAGCCCGGAGACCGCTGCCTGGGTGGCGGCGTTGCCCGCCATGCGGCAGGCGCCGTGTATGCCTCCGGCCGCTTCCCCTGCGGCGAAGAGGCCGGGGATGTTCGTTCTACACCGGGAGTCGATTTCCAGCCCTCCCGAATGGCTGTGGGCCATGGGACCCACCTCCAGGAGATGGTGTTTCACGTCGAGTCCGGCGTTTTTCAGCCGTTCGTAGAACCACGGATAGGCCTCGAGCACCTTCTGGTCGAGGTGGCGCAGGTCCGCGTAGACACCGCCGAGGGGGCTGCCGTTTCCGGCCTTCAGCTCTTCCCGTATGGCGTTGTTGATGAGGCTTTTCGGCGCCCCCGCCTCGCCCTGGGGGCGGACTTTCAGCAGGAATCGCTCACCCCTGCTGTTGAGAAGGTATGCTCCTTCGCCGAGCATGGCGGTGGGGCAAGGTTCGCCTACGGCATCGGGAGGGCCGTAGCAGACCATGGGTTCGAATTCGACGAATTCCAGGTCGATGAGAGACGCCCCGGCCTCGAAGCCCATGGCGAGGGTTCGCCCATCGATATCGGCGGGATAGGTGGATTTGCAGTATAGGTTGCCCACACCGCCCCAAGCCGCTAGGACGACAGGAGCCCGAAGCGCTTTCAGAGGCTCTCCGGGTGTCAGGCAGGCCGTTCCGGTGATGCGGCCGCCGCTGACCAGCAGGTGAACGCATGATGTGTTGTCGAAAAACAGGACGCCTTTCTTTCCCAGTCCACTGCGCAGCACGTTCACGATGTGGCTGCCGATGAGCGTATCGGTACGGCAGAGAGACCTGGGGCAGCTTGATCCAGAAGCCCTGCGCAGCAGGTATCGGCCGTCCTCCAGCCTGGCGAAGGATACCCCCCAGCGCTCCAGGAGAGTCACGCATTCTCCCGTCAGAGCTCCCAGAGCCTCCACGAGTTCCCTGTTGCCAATGCCGTAGCCTGCCGCCAGCATGTCCGAACAGTACATCTCAGGGCTGTCTCCGGAAGGGTTGTCCGGCAGGACGGCGTTGAAGGCGGCGATATAGGGGGCGCCCCCGTAGCCCGGGGAAAGAACGGCGATTCTGCCCGCGCCCCGCTCTGTGAGAGAGCAGGCGGCGATCAGGCCGGCGATGCCGGAGCCTGCGATGATTGCGTCGAATGTACCGTTGTCCCTTGTATTCACAGTTTCTCCTCCGTGAGCGTTTTCCGGCTTCTGAGGGTGCACAGGAGAATCACGGCGGCGCCCATGGACATGCCGATTATGTCGGTCATTCTCTCCGGCAGGATCATCAGAATGGCGGCGGAGATAAGAACGGCCCGCTCAATGGTTCTCAGTGGCGCGAAAATGTATCCTGCCATGCCGGCGGCGAGAAGCAGGGTTCCCGCGAAGAGCACCGCCGTCGACTTCACGATCTCCAGGCCGGATCCCATGAGCAGGATCGCCGGCTCGTAGACAAAGATGAAGGGGATCAGGAACGCCACGAGGGCGTACCGGGCCCCGAGCCACCCTGTCTTCCATGCGTTGCCCCCGGCGATTCCCGCCGCGGTGAAGGAGGCGAGGCAGACCGGCGGTGTGATCTGAGCCATGATCCCGAAGTAGAAGACGAACATGTTCGCCGGGAGGGCAGGCACCTTGAGAGCGGCGAGGGTTGGGACGAAGAGGATGTTCGCCACCAGATAGGCCGCAACCGTGGGCAGGGCCATGCCGAGAAGCATGCACCCACCCATGGTGATCAGGAGGGCGATGACCAGATTACTTACTCCCACTCCGGCGATGATGGTGGACAGTTTCGTTGCAAGACCCGACTGGATGACGATGCCGATGATGATGCCGCAGGCGGCCGTTGGGATGGCGATGTCGGCGGCCTGGCGGGCTCCCTGGAGGGCCGCCTCGAAGAGGCGTTTCATGCTGACATAGTATTTGCCTCCCAGGACGAATCGGTTGACGAAATTGACCCCGATGGCGGCGTAGATGCCCATCATGCCGCTGCGCATCAGCGATGCCCCGGACACCATGTAATAGACGAGGATGACGGCCGGGAGAAGCATGTACAGCCGGGGAACTATGACGTCCACCTCGATGGTGATCTCGGCGGAGGCTTTGGCAACCCGCTGTTTCTGGGCTATGAAGGTGACGAACAGGAAGATGGACAGGTAGTAGGCGACGGCCGGGATGATGGCCGAAAAGGCGACCGTCTTGTAGGGGACGCCCAGCATTTCGGCCATGATGAAGGCCCCGATGCCCATGATGGGCGGCATGATCTGTCCGCCCGTGGATGCCACAGCCTCGATGGCCCCGGCCTGCTCCGGGGTGTAGCCGACCTTCTTCATCATCGGTATGGTCATGACGCCGGTGGTAGAGACGTTGGCCACGGCGCTGCCGCTTATCATCCCCATGAGGCTCGAGGAAATGATGGCCGCCTTGGCGGGACCGCCCGAACTCTTGTTGGAGAACTTCAGCCCGATATCGATGAGAAGCTGGCCGCCGCCGCAGGCGGAGAAGAAGACTCCGAAGACAATGAAGTAGAACAGGCTGTTGGCGGAAGTGTATAGAGGCGTTCCGAGAATCCCGTCAGGCCCCATGGTCATGAGTTCAGTAAAGGTCTCGAGGTTCGTTCCCCGGTATCGGAGGATGGACGGGAAGTGGTGGCCGAACCATGCGTAAAAAATAAAGAAAAGGATGAAGAAGAAGAGAATCTTTCCCATGGTCCGCCGGACAGCCTCCATGAGGACGACAACGCAGACGGCCATGGCGACGACATCGATGGGCAGTACGTCCGAGATGAAGGCAACCCTAGTCGTCAGCCGGGGAGATTCCCAAATGAAGTAGTAGAAGAGGAAGGCGATTCCGGCAAAAAAGGCCAGATCCCCTATCTTTCCGAGGCGGTCTCCCTGTTCCGCTTCCCTGTAAAGGAAGACCACGAGAAGGGCAAGGAGCAGGTGTACCGGGCTTTGAAGCATGGGGTGAAGAGGGGTGAAGATGGCAAGATAGAACTGGAATGCTATCCAGATGAAGCTGACCGCTATGATGATCATCTGTCTCGCCGTCATTTTTGCCGGAGTGTACTCTGACATTTTCTGTATCCTCCTGTCGTGCGTTCCGCTCTTTCTGTTTCTCTCTCGGGCAGGTATCGCCGCCCCGGAAAAGAAGGAGCCGCAGCCGGAATTCCGCTGGCGGCTCCTCCGTAAAAGGGATCTATGTTACTTCATGTAGTTCTTTTCGCGGTAGTACTTCTCTGCGCCGGGGTGGAGCGGAGCGCCTGTTTTCAGTATGTCGTGGGCCGTGGCGGGATCAAAGGAAGCCAGTGTGGCGTTGGCCTCGACGAGCTTGTCCTTGCCTTCGCAGAGGGCCTTTGTGAGAACATAGACCACGTCATCGGGAACGGAAGCCGAGACGAGCACGACCTGGGGGGATCCCACGGACTGGATTTCCTTCGTCTGGCCGTTCCAGGTGTTGGCTGGGATGGTGATGTTATCGAAGCCCTGGTCGTTCATCTTCGCCCGGGTTTCGGCGGAAAGCTCGGGAAAGAACATGTCGGTGGTCAGGCAGAGTTCCGTGGTTGCGGACTGTCCGGCCCCCACGTGGTCGATGGTCATGTCCGCCTTGCCGTCCTTGAGAAGGCTGACGATGGCCGCGCTCCCCGTCTGGGTCACGCTTCCGCCCCAGGATCTGATAGTGTCGTAATCGACGCCGAGAACCTCGAGCACCTTGTTGCACGCCAGTTCGCCGAAGGACCCGTTGGCCTTAATGGCGATGCGCACGGGATGCTTTTTGGCGACGACCTCTTCCACGGTGGAGATGCCCGTCCTGTCCACGAATTCCTTGGTGAACATGACGTTGACGAAATCCTTGCCCAGTCCGCCGGCCATAGACCGAACGCTCTTAGTGGGTTTGCTGCCGAGAATTCCTCTCTCGTAGGCCCACTTGGCGGGAGCGGAGTTGCCGAGAACGATGTCGCAGGCACCCTTTTCAAGAATGACCGGGGCGCCCACGCCGCCGGGAGAGGTGGTGGTCACGTCGATCTGGGAACCGGCGGGAAGAGCGGGAATCCAGACGTTGACGATGGCAGAAGCGTACATGTACATGGCCGACCCCACGCTCTGGGTGGCAAAGGTCAGTTTCACCGGCTGGTCAAGCGCGGCGAGTGCGGTTCCGTCGGTGAAGGCAAGCAGAAGTGCAGGAACCATAAGAAACGCAATCACTTTTCTCGAGATTTTCATACCTGTTTCCCTCCTGTTATGGTGTGTTTTTCCTGTTCGCAAGTTTTCACTGCCCCGAAAGCCTGCGAACCGAAGGTGTGTCCGCCGGGCAAATCTTCGTGCGGGTCTTCCGGGAGTTTTTCTGTTTCTCTCCCGGATCCCTGTGCCCCCGTTTTCCCGGGGTACCTTCGTCCGCCGGAAAGAGCGCCTGTTTTCTGCCGTCCGGTTTTTTCACCTCCCTTATCTCATTCCGCGCCCGCGTAGTGCTCTTTCAGCACCCTGCCGATTTCTTCCGTCACCTTGGGATCCTCGCTCCAGAAGGGCTTCCGGCACGGCCCCACAGGATAGCCGAGGAGATTGGCCGCCATTTTGACGATGGAGTTGGGGTTGCCGAGCCGTAAACAGTTCCGTATGGCCCTGATGGAGTCCTGGGCTTTTTTGGCCCCTGCGAAGTCGCCTTTTTCCCAGAGCTCGTATACCGACACCAGTGTCCGGGGGAAGAGATTGGCGATGCCACAGACGCCACCCCTACCGCCGGCCTGGAGCGTCCAGAGGAGCAGCGAGTCGTTCCCCGAAAGAACGGCGAAATCGTTGCCCGCCGTTCTTTCGAGAAACTGGAGGATGGTGTCGAAATTACCGCTGGAATCCTTCACTCCGGCGATGCCGGGGATCTTCGAAAGCCTTTCCACCGTGTCCGGCGTCATTGAAACGTTGGTGCGCGCAGGAATGTTATAGAGGATCACAGGGATGGAGACCGAACCGGCGATGGTCTCGTAGTGGGTAATGAGTTCCTTCTGGGAGAGGGCGGCGAAAAAGGGAGTGATGATCGAGAGGGCATCGGCGCCGATCTTTTCGCACTCCCTGGAGAGACGTACCGTATCCGCCGTTCCCGGGCAGCCCGTTCCCGCATAGACGGGAAGGCGCCCGTTGTTCTCTTCTACGGTAATTTCAAGCACCCGGAGCTTTTCAGCCTCGCTCAAGACGTAAAACTCTCCGTTCGTCCCGAAGACGAAGAGGCCGTGTACTCCTGCGGCAATCTGGCGGCGAATCTGACTCCGGAGCTCTTTTTCATTGACGCTTTCGTCCGGGTTCATGGGAGTTACAAGTGCCGGTATGACTCCGTGAATATCGATCATGGACTTCTCTCCGTTCAATGTGGTCTTACGCAGGGGCCGCAAGGTCCTCTACGGCAGCAGTTTCAGGTAAATGTTCCGGGCGTCCTCCGGCGTGACGGACTTCGGGTTGTTGTCGAGCAGCCGGGTGACCTTCATCGCCGCGGCGACGATCTCGTCAAGGTCTTCCTTCCGGACCCCCCATTCCCGGAGGTCGGACGGGATGCCCAGGGAACGCACTAGTGAAAAGATGCCCTCCACGGTTTTTTTCGACGTCTCCTCATCATCGGCTCCCGGAGGAATGCCCATGGCGGCGGCGACTTCGGCGAACCTGTCTGTCACGGCATGCCGGTTGAATTCCATGACCCAGGGAAGAAGAATGGCGTTGGATATGCCGTGGGGTATGCGGTACCGCCCGCCCAAGGGATAGGAGAGGGCATGAACGGCCACGGTGCTGGAGGATGCGATGCACATGCCCCCGTAGAAGGCGGCGAGAAGCAAGTCTTCCCGTGCCTGAAGATCCAAGCCGTCTTTGTAGGCCTTCATCAGGCTGCGGCTGATCAGTCTTATGGCCTCGAGGGCGTACAGGTCCGAGAAGGGATTCCGTTTCTTCGAGATGAAGCACTCTATGGCGTGGCAGAAGGCGTCCAACCCTGTTGCAGCGGTGACGTTCGGGGGGAGGGTCAGGGTGGCGGCGGGATCGAGGAAGACGCAGTCGGGAACGAAAAAGGGATGGACAACCCCCACTTTCAGCTTCTGTTCAGGGACCATCACGATGGAGTTCGGGGTCGCCTCTGAGCCCGTTCCTGCGGAAGTGGGTATCGCGATCAGGGGAACACCCCTTTCCCTGATGAGCTGAGCGTCCAGCAGGTTGTCCTGGTAGCCGGGGTTCCGGAGGAGCACGGAGACCATTTTCGCGCTGTCGAGGACGCTTCCGCCCCCCATAGCCACTACCAGATCCACTCCGAGACCCTTCAGTTTTCCGAAAAGCTCCTTCACCTGGCCTGTCTCCGGCTCCACGGGAATGTCGCTGACAATGTGGAGCTCGGAACCGGGAACAGCCAGCAGCTCCAGTGTTCTGTCGGCTCCGCCGTTTTTCCGCACGTTTCCGTCCACAAGGAAGGCAACGGATGTGGGGGCGTAGGAAGAAACGATCTCCCCTATCTGCTCCAGGCTTCCATTCCCTGAAACCACATCCCGCGGCGGACGCATTCTGTAGGTCATAATGCTCACTCTCCTGTCGTGGAAAAATCCATTCGGGAAAAGAAAATCTCCCGGGTAAGTTTCTGGTATACCATGGTAACCAAATAGGTGCGGTCTGATTATATTCATAACTCAGC from Aminivibrio sp. harbors:
- a CDS encoding TAXI family TRAP transporter solute-binding subunit; the encoded protein is MKISRKVIAFLMVPALLLAFTDGTALAALDQPVKLTFATQSVGSAMYMYASAIVNVWIPALPAGSQIDVTTTSPGGVGAPVILEKGACDIVLGNSAPAKWAYERGILGSKPTKSVRSMAGGLGKDFVNVMFTKEFVDRTGISTVEEVVAKKHPVRIAIKANGSFGELACNKVLEVLGVDYDTIRSWGGSVTQTGSAAIVSLLKDGKADMTIDHVGAGQSATTELCLTTDMFFPELSAETRAKMNDQGFDNITIPANTWNGQTKEIQSVGSPQVVLVSASVPDDVVYVLTKALCEGKDKLVEANATLASFDPATAHDILKTGAPLHPGAEKYYREKNYMK
- a CDS encoding iron-containing alcohol dehydrogenase; protein product: MTYRMRPPRDVVSGNGSLEQIGEIVSSYAPTSVAFLVDGNVRKNGGADRTLELLAVPGSELHIVSDIPVEPETGQVKELFGKLKGLGVDLVVAMGGGSVLDSAKMVSVLLRNPGYQDNLLDAQLIRERGVPLIAIPTSAGTGSEATPNSIVMVPEQKLKVGVVHPFFVPDCVFLDPAATLTLPPNVTAATGLDAFCHAIECFISKKRNPFSDLYALEAIRLISRSLMKAYKDGLDLQAREDLLLAAFYGGMCIASSSTVAVHALSYPLGGRYRIPHGISNAILLPWVMEFNRHAVTDRFAEVAAAMGIPPGADDEETSKKTVEGIFSLVRSLGIPSDLREWGVRKEDLDEIVAAAMKVTRLLDNNPKSVTPEDARNIYLKLLP
- a CDS encoding TRAP transporter fused permease subunit encodes the protein MSEYTPAKMTARQMIIIAVSFIWIAFQFYLAIFTPLHPMLQSPVHLLLALLVVFLYREAEQGDRLGKIGDLAFFAGIAFLFYYFIWESPRLTTRVAFISDVLPIDVVAMAVCVVVLMEAVRRTMGKILFFFILFFIFYAWFGHHFPSILRYRGTNLETFTELMTMGPDGILGTPLYTSANSLFYFIVFGVFFSACGGGQLLIDIGLKFSNKSSGGPAKAAIISSSLMGMISGSAVANVSTTGVMTIPMMKKVGYTPEQAGAIEAVASTGGQIMPPIMGIGAFIMAEMLGVPYKTVAFSAIIPAVAYYLSIFLFVTFIAQKQRVAKASAEITIEVDVIVPRLYMLLPAVILVYYMVSGASLMRSGMMGIYAAIGVNFVNRFVLGGKYYVSMKRLFEAALQGARQAADIAIPTAACGIIIGIVIQSGLATKLSTIIAGVGVSNLVIALLITMGGCMLLGMALPTVAAYLVANILFVPTLAALKVPALPANMFVFYFGIMAQITPPVCLASFTAAGIAGGNAWKTGWLGARYALVAFLIPFIFVYEPAILLMGSGLEIVKSTAVLFAGTLLLAAGMAGYIFAPLRTIERAVLISAAILMILPERMTDIIGMSMGAAVILLCTLRSRKTLTEEKL
- a CDS encoding FadR/GntR family transcriptional regulator, with the protein product MMTDRRRALAKELVDHLNSGKIQVNAEEKLPSERDMAAALGVTRPLLRQAIAVLEAFGLLEIRDRQGIFMPRHDLPELIFSGHWPPSMMLEIFQVRMMIEPEAARIVAEKRTPEDLRKIGESVAQMDAIIESGRNDMESLLSKWNRIFHAQIMAATGNQFLCRIYETVSQAYEKASTSLIFRREELRFDEIFSEHRRILDAIREQDGDRAAEHVLHHIQASVERASESIVSSGFKI
- a CDS encoding ATP-binding cassette domain-containing protein, whose protein sequence is MEAVLRTSSLVFLDRIAYPDVEVRTGEIIFLRGPSGSGKSSFLRLLNGTVSPSSGTVLYRGRNILEIDPLLLRREVILAGQSAYLFPGTVRENFLQYHQYRDSVPPYTESMQACLDACRVPFPLDSPCDTLSGGEKQRVFLAIALSFRPAVFLLDEPTSALDGATAEALMANLTEYCRNHGVAALVVSHDRHLTEKFAERTVDLGGAAS
- the dapA gene encoding 4-hydroxy-tetrahydrodipicolinate synthase; translated protein: MIDIHGVIPALVTPMNPDESVNEKELRSQIRRQIAAGVHGLFVFGTNGEFYVLSEAEKLRVLEITVEENNGRLPVYAGTGCPGTADTVRLSRECEKIGADALSIITPFFAALSQKELITHYETIAGSVSIPVILYNIPARTNVSMTPDTVERLSKIPGIAGVKDSSGNFDTILQFLERTAGNDFAVLSGNDSLLLWTLQAGGRGGVCGIANLFPRTLVSVYELWEKGDFAGAKKAQDSIRAIRNCLRLGNPNSIVKMAANLLGYPVGPCRKPFWSEDPKVTEEIGRVLKEHYAGAE
- the ybaK gene encoding Cys-tRNA(Pro) deacylase, which gives rise to MTPGILAAKKAGVPFTVHEYDHDPSAPSFGMEAAEKLGVPPERVFKTLVVRLDGREPAVAVVPVNSMLSMKAVAKAAGAKKAEMAPQAVVERSTGYVLGGVSPLGQKKRLRTFIDVSAQGFETIFVSAGKRGLDMEIAPGDLRAVCGATFAPLQDRSGG
- a CDS encoding FAD-binding protein, producing MNTRDNGTFDAIIAGSGIAGLIAACSLTERGAGRIAVLSPGYGGAPYIAAFNAVLPDNPSGDSPEMYCSDMLAAGYGIGNRELVEALGALTGECVTLLERWGVSFARLEDGRYLLRRASGSSCPRSLCRTDTLIGSHIVNVLRSGLGKKGVLFFDNTSCVHLLVSGGRITGTACLTPGEPLKALRAPVVLAAWGGVGNLYCKSTYPADIDGRTLAMGFEAGASLIDLEFVEFEPMVCYGPPDAVGEPCPTAMLGEGAYLLNSRGERFLLKVRPQGEAGAPKSLINNAIREELKAGNGSPLGGVYADLRHLDQKVLEAYPWFYERLKNAGLDVKHHLLEVGPMAHSHSGGLEIDSRCRTNIPGLFAAGEAAGGIHGACRMAGNAATQAAVSGLMAAASMSEFPAEDLPGLPEIPRFSENRAVRAALLPRVRGTVSKYVERERDAIGLQTALGALMDLMAQAKQDTFTEQCALSGLLLAKAALAREETRGTHNRTDFPEQREEFTCSIRLKNAGGEVLLEHIRR
- a CDS encoding ABC transporter permease, with protein sequence MNGAAAIGIRRFLVIYLLLLVVLAIMKRSRISQTRLLLIASVRMTVQLILAGFVLTYIFENPHPLFTTGYLAAMMAFAIHRVLSKNRDLNRGFKLSIGCSLAFSGFAVLMYFILAVVNQSLFNPQYVIPLSGMIFGNAMTGVSLGVKTFRESIAAGRERMEALLNFGTSPKSILLPFVNQALETAILPTLNSMVGMGIVSLPGMMTGQILSGTLPTTAILYQISIMVAICTVVCLSVFGSLHFGYRTLYNRRSQFCLRGGILTGAGCDDEKPESGTGEGKK